ctctcaccTGGAAACTGTATGGAGCATGGCATCTCTGGCTCCCTCTTTTCCTCGcctcctgcctttccagctCTTGCAGATGGCAGCTGCCGGCTCTGCCCGCtcacctgcagcccctctgtCCTGCCGGCTCCTATCGGCCTCCTACCAAAGCAAACCCGGAGGGGACACACCGCCTTTCCGCCGCACTGTGCCTGCTCCTGTCTCTTTTGCTGGTCCTTCAGCATCTGTCCTCGTTTGCTTCCATGCCACGGAGGAGAGCCACATCCCCGGGGGAATGGCAGAGCCCCACGGTGCTGGGGACACCACATggtccctgtccctccccacGCTCAGTGCCGGAGCTGGGGATGTGCAGCAGTGCTTGGCATGGCCGGGAGCGAGGGATGTGCCGGGTGGAGGAAGGCAGGTGAGGGCAGGGCCAGCTGGGCGATGCTCAGCCTGATGCTTGTGGTCCAGCCGTGCCTCAGCCCGTCCCTCGCTCCCACTGCTCTCCCTGCGGTAACGAGTTGCCTTTCgactgtgcttttatttctcctgcgtttttctttttttcctctttctgaatACACTCTCTGCGCTGTCAGACCTGgctcttctctttcctgccGGCGTGGGAGCAGCTGCCGGGTGATGGACCCCCAGGGTGGCACGGGGCGGCAGGGGGGGTCTCCATGCATCACCCAGAGAGAGGCTTTAGGAAGCTGCAGGTAGTGAGAGGTCCTGGGTCATATTTTGGGCAAGGATGATTAATTGCAGGCTTGGCCTGCCCCAGCCTCCTTTGCTGGCGAGGGGGTGCAGagacaaatgcatttttggGGAGTCCTTGCAGGGGGTGCAATGCACAAGGATGCATCCCCAGTTCCCACGGGACTGAGCCAGCACAAAGCTTGCTCCAGCACCAGTCCTGCCCCCATCCCGCTGCTCTGTCCCCTTCATCAccctgagcagtgccagcactaACCCGCTCTCTGTCCCCCTCCAGGAAAGGCGGCCGTCCCTCCCCACCTCACCCACCTGGACACCCCGGCTGGCGTGGCGCCCGGGCAGCCTGGACGGCTGGGCCAGCCCGGCCTCGGTGCCTGAGCTGGATGAGGgaccccccatgtcccctccatGGAGTGAGCGGTCCCTGTCCCCGCTGCGACAGGACGCCGACCCCCGGGCCAGCCGGCAGATGCAAGCACGGCTCGCCAGGAACATCATCAACGCTGCCCGGAGGAAAAGCTCCTCTCCCAAAGCCGTGGGGCCGGAGGGCTCCCGGCCCTTCACCCCCATCCCCGccggcccccccagcctgccccagtCCCCCCGGCTGGTGCGGGCAGAGGGCTCCAGAGCCCCGGCACTGCAGGCCACCAGCAGCGTGCTGgggagcctgggcagcccctcatCCACCCACAAAAGCCCCCTGCGATCGCCCAGGGCGGACGGCCCCCAATTTTGTCCCTCCCCTGGGATGCCCCGAGCCACCTGGGCAGAGGGTCACCGGCTCCTGCTGCCACCCGGGATGTCCTCCTGCCCCGTCCCCgggctgtccccctgccccaagAGCCCCCTGCCATCCCCCGTGGTGGGCGGGCGGTCCCTGGCCAAGCGCTGCACCTCCCGGTCCCCCACGGACTCGGATGTCTCCCTCGACTCCGAAGATTCGGGGGCCAAGAGCCcgggcatccacagcttcaacctctgcccccgGGGCTGGACCGGCAGCCTGCGGCTGAAGCCAGGGGGGCTGCCCTCGGGGGCCCCCTGCACCTCCTAGACAagccagccctggctggggTCACCCTCTCCCTggccctgccagcctgggcAATGCCACCCGATGCCCCCCCCACCGGGAACACCCCAACCCTGGAGGCTGCGTCCCTGCTCCCTGGGGGGGGCTGCCGCGGCCCCTCGGCGTGCCGGTGGGGTCAGGTGCTTCCCGCCTGCCCGCCATCCCACGGCCCCCGCTCTATTTTTACCACCCTAACCTTTCGGAGCAGGACTGCCTGgtcagcaggcagagcaggcagagcaggcagcagggggGAGCCAGCGCCCGGCACGGCCCTCTCCCTCCACAGCCCCCTCAATGGAGCAGGGGTGGGGACAGGCCCAGTGGTCCCCTGCGAGCCCCCTGTCCCCAGCGCCGGGAGGTCCcagaccccagcaccccacagctctgctttcccGGGTGGCACGGCCGGTGCTGCTGCCCGCAGGGTCACCGCACACCTGGCAGGGGTGGGCAGTGCCGAGTGGGTGCCGCGGCCGGGGCaccctctcccagcctctcccagcttctAGATCTGGCTGCTTTCAACTGAAACCAGATTTGGGGgaggaaaagttaatttttttattccagcCCCCAGTCCCCCAGGTCTTCGTTGccttcttttttacttttgatcCTTTCTCAAAGAAATTCCCCCAAATCCTTCCCCGGTGACCAAAAAGAGCCAAAGTTATTTATTGCCACATCAAGGGGACCGTTTACAGGTGCCCTCCCATCCTGCCCAGGCAAACACGAGGGACAGCCCCATCCTGTCCCCTGtcactgtccccatccccaggctcaccccatccctgtccccaccccTGCGGGATGGAGGGACACAGGGGGACCAGCGAGCCCTGTGGCAGCCGGGGATGGTGGGTGGATGTGGGGGAATGCGGGGGTGGGTGAAGGAAGCGGTACAGGTTGCAGAGGGTTTGAAGGAGGTGTTGGTGCAGGAGGCAATGCTGAGAGTGTCTTGGGGACAGGGTGGTGTCCCCATGGAGAGCTGCTCAGGGCCAGCACCCtgcaaggggctgggggagcaggcAAATGCCCCCCGAGGGCAGCAATGTCAGAGAGAAGCTcaggggggtgatggggagaaGAGGGCGTCAGGGTGGACACAGTTACATGGCAGAGCCTGGGGACAGCAGTGGGTGCCGAGGAGGGCAACGGGTCCCCAAAGCATTTGTCCCCACCCAGGGGTGAGTGGGAGCAGTCAGGGTTCCAGGAGATGCTGTGGCGGTGATGCAGCCACCTGCCCAGGGGACACAGCCTTGGTGCCAGTAAGACCAAcatggagaaaggaggatgtgCTTGGGCTGCTGGGGCTCTGGCACGTTCCCCATTCAAGGAGCCCCTGTcaccccttccctttccccaggacGCACCGTTGCAGCCAGCACATCCCTGTTCCCCGGGggtccccctgccctgcagtctgcccttcccagcacaCAGCCCCCCCTCGCTCACCAGCCACCACGACCCGCCTTTGCCACACAGTTGTATACCCAGCTCAGAAATAAACTGCCGTTATCCCACCCAGCCTGGCCTGCCTGGCTCCGATCTGTCCCCAAGGTGGCCTGGGCACACGTGGCACATGGCCACCTCCTGCTGCACAGCCACCATCCCGGTCCCCAAGGgtcagccctgctctgtgccAGGGTGATGGTGTCCTGATCCCCAAGGGTCAGCCCTGCTCCGTGCTGGGGTGATGGTGTCCTGATCCCCAAGGATCAGCCCTGCTCCATGCCAGGGTGATGGTGTCCTGATCCCCAAGGAtcagccctgctctgtgccGGGGTGACAGCATCCCAGTCCCCAAGGGTCAGCCCTGCTCCGCCCCCTTTCTCAGCCAGAAATAACTGCTGTCCCGCGGCTGGACCTTGGCATCTGTGCTGGAGCCCAGCACGGGTCGGGGCGAGCGGCAGGGAGCTCGGGGGTGCCGTGGAGGGCCAGCCAGGGCCACCAAGTGCTGGTGGCCACAGTTTGGCTTCAGCCTCGTCCCCAGCTCAGCCTGTGAGCATCTTTGGTCCCCAGCGTCTGGAGCATCCCCTGGCCAGGTAGGGGAGGTGAGGTCCCATGCTGGGGTCAGCGGGTAGGTGGGTGCACGGGGCTTGGGGACATCCCATCCCTGGTGGTGGGGACTTCGCCACTGTGGGGGGTCAAGGTATGGTCTTACCGGAGGGCGGTCAAGGAAGGATGGGGCGCAGGTCCCAGGTTCTCTGTGCAGATGGTTAATGTGGAActcagagctggcagggagctgcgTGTCAGGCACCCACGGCCCCACGGGGACCCCCTGCTCTCCAGGGCTCTTAGGAGAAGCTGCACAGCATCAGCCCGAGCTGAGGGATACCAGGTGCACCAAACAGGGCTGAACCACCACCCCATTTCTCACACTTGCTGACCCGAAtggcccagcagcacaggggtgTGCTGCTGTGGGTGGGCACCCCGGGGGGCTCAGAGTggtctcctgctgcctccccatgAAGGAGCAACGCAGCCCAGCAACCCCATGCCCTGTCTCGGCGCTGGCtgggctccctggcagggtcAGGGTTGCGGCTCCGGCACCCTCGGGGCCAGTGGCTGAAAATAGCTCTGTTAAGGCAGAGGTGTTGTGGGGGAGCAGCCAGGGCCCCTGCTCGCCTGGCAGGTTGCGGGTGCTGCTCTGAGGGGGCTCAGGACACAAAGACACTGGGTTGCTGTGGGCAAGGACAGAGCTGGGGACGTTTTCTGCCctaaagaaaggcagagaggaaagtCGACAAGCAGGGGCTGAGGGGTGGAATGCTTTGGACATTTCCCTACATCTATTGAAGGGAATGGAGAGTAGTGTGGGGATGATGCTGGCCAGGGGAGATGTTCGGGGATGATGCTGGCCAGGCAAGATGCTCAGCCAAAGCCTGGCCTCTCCCTGTGGCACGGCTGGGGCTGACACGTGCCCGTGCTTAGTGTCACCCCAGGGCTGCCTCTCTCTTCCAGCCAGGAAGGATCCGTCCCCTTCCCACAGAGCTGTCCCCGGAGCGTGGCAGCAAGTGATGACCATCATGAGACCGCATCCTGAAGATGGTAAGGGGGACCGGGGGTGCTGCCCCCCTGCCTAGGGGCCAGACCCAGCTCTGGTTGAGGCCACTGGCCCCACTCCCCAGAGCCTCTGTGCCTGTTTTCTTGGTCCTCTCTTGCACTACAGCCCCAAGGGGCAGCAATTGCATGTCAAAGGATGGAGGGTCCATGCAtgggggcaggagaggctgcTTGAGCCTCTGGAGCTGAGATAACTCCCCGACAATTCCCGACGCTGAGGAAACAGCAGGTCCCGGCACAGAAGCATGGCTGAGCTGTGTGACAGGGACCCCGGTGCTGGGCGCGGTGGTACCCAGTGTTGCAGCAGCCTCAGCTGTGGCCGtgctctcctcccagcctccccagcaccccggctGGACCTGGGCAAGAAGGTGAGCACGCCACAGGACCTGATGATTGAGGAGCTCTCCCTGCGGAACAACCGTGGCTCCCAGCTCTTCCAGCAGCGCCAGAAGCGGATGCAGCGCTTCGTCTTTGAGCATCCCAGCGGCTACAGGGAGGTGGGTCTGTGGCTCATCCCCCAGCTCCGAGCGGGACAGCCCTTCCCCGGCTCTCGCAGCCTTTGCAGGGAAGCGATTccttgtggggctgggggtgtcaCAGTGGggcagctgtgctcagctgcccTCTACGCTGAGATGAAGGGAGGGCAGAGATGGCTTGGTGGGCTGAGCATGGAGGTGGGCAAGCACCAGGTTCAGCATCCACTGAAGAGCAAGGGTGCCAGTCCCCCTCTGCACCCACTAACACTTCTCCTCACCTCTCACAGCTCCCAGGGCCAGGTGGCTCACACCGCACCGAGAAAGGTGACCCAGAGGGAACGGTGAACGAGTGGACGGTGAGTAGGTGGAGAAAGCTCTGAGGTGCTTTTGACAGCATCCCAAGTCCTGACTGGGGCAGGGATTGCTCCCCGCACCTGCTGACTCTCCCCTccgcaggcagagcaggacGCTGAGGGCCAGCAGAGTTATCACTCCGAGCTCCACGTGGCAGCATcgccccagggcagcccccccGAAGTGCccaagaagacagagaaagtTTTGCAGATGAGCAAAATCCTCAACCCTGACGCTCTGGCCCCTGGTAAATGCCACCTCCACCCCAAAGCCTACACTGCTGTAACCTCAGTAATGTGGGGCACCTCGAGCTGCTGCCTTCCAAGGGGTCCTCCCCAAAACCCTCCCCCAGagtttgtatatatataaatatataacatatatttatgatatatatatatgtaatccTGCCCCCCAGCAGGTCCTCCGTGGCCATGCGAAGGCAGGGCTGTTcccagcctcccctcccctgctcgAGACGTTGCCCCAGCCCGGCTGCAGCCGCAGCAGCCCATGCTGTCTCTCCCCCATGCAGGATACTCAGGCCCCCTCAAAGAAATCCCCCCGGAAAAGTTCAACGTTACTGCCATCCCCAAGGGCTACCGCTCCCCGTGGCAAGAGCTCCTTGGTGACAAGGAAAAGTCTGTGCACGGCGAGAACCAGCCACCCATGAGACCCACTCCATGGGATTTCAAAAGCTTCAACAGGTAACACTGGCCGAGGAGCAGGCACCACCAGCCTGTCCATCCCTTGGCCAAACCCTTCAGCCTCAAGGTGCACCTACCATCCTGCCAGGGAAACGTGATGGTCCATACACCACAGGGAAGCAGCAAGGGCTCAGGTTCCTGTTCAGGAGCTCCTCGGTGGCTCCTCTGCAAAGGTCCCTGACTCCAGCTCCTCCCCAGATCTCCACCACTGGCTTATATGGCCTTAAGCAGTTTGATCTCATCGGGTAACCCCAGGAATGAAATTTGGGAGGACTAATTCTCATGCACATGGTCCTGGAGTAGGAATtgctgctcttcccagctgAGCTCAGCTCTAGGCCAGGTGGAGGAATGGCAGAGACAGTGCCAAGTCTCTCTCCTAATTTCCTTAAGGTATCCAAGCAGCTGCTGGAAGCAGTGGGGGTATAAGGTTAATCTTCCCACAAGGTGCTAAGAGGTCACCAGATTCCTTCCAAACACTTGATCAAGATTGAAGTCTCAATTGGGCAATTTCTGGTGGTTCAGCCTGGCGAGCTCTGTGCCCTGTGGCTGCTTCCAACAGAGCCTGGCTGCTGTGCCTCCTTGCACCTCCAAATTACACTGGGGTCGAGGTTGGGACCCTGGAGCAGAGACTGACAAGGGAAATCTCCTTTCTGGAAAGACACTTGGTGGGTATCCAGGAGGTGGAGATCTGGTGGTAGCAAAGTACCAGCAGCCCAAGGTAGAATGAGCTGAACTTTTAAGCTGAATCCCAGCGAATCTGCAAACTCAGGTCCTGGCTCTCCTCCTCACTGAAATCCTCTTTTATGAGGATGAAAGTACATTAGCCTCAGTGGCCTGGCCAAAGCCACCTTCCAGTAGGCAAGCTCCCACTCGAGCTCCCTACCAGGAcacagcacagctttgctgTGAGGCCCGGCGTGGTGCACAGCACAAGGCTGCTGCACGCTCAGCCCTCCTGAGTTTCCTCTTCTGCACCAGTGAAAGCGTGGCAGCGCACTGGTTTGCACTGGAATGGAGCTGAGGGAGATGAGGTTAACAGAAGGGACAAGAACCCAGGGCAGCCACAGGCAAGAGGGGAGAAGCAAAGGGGCTGCGTTAGCTATGTCCTCAGGATCTCCTTCCCAGTCACTCAGCCATctggagctttcctggagcgGTAACACGTGAGGAGGTGCCGTAGGGGGAGAacaaggagctgctgcagacacTGGGCTCTTTTCTTCCAACATTTAGCCATGTTCCTGCCTCAGTATTTGTTTATGAACAGGGACTGAAGCAAGGGCATGTTTCTGAATAATGCTCTACCCCGTACCATTTCTCCCCTCTCACATGCTGTCTTTCTATTTAAAGTCTTGAACTGTTATTTAATACAGATGGATGCTAATTTAACACCAAGCCTCTCGCCACCTCCTCTAATTCTTCACTGAGGCATGAAGATTCAGAGAGCCAATCTGCTTTTAACTGGGCTTTTCATGATCTTTCAAGCTGTTGGCTTTTAAATCACTTCTCAGTTCACCAAATAccaaactgcagaaaaacaagttttttgGCACAAACCAGCTAGCGAGAGGCCAGTGGTCTTGCCTAAAGCTAGGTGAATCCCAGCACAGCTCACATGGGTAACGGGGCAAGGGCAAGTTCACCATCTCAACAGCAATTGCATTAAAGCAGACTGATTTCTTCCCAAATTTAAACATTCAGGCTGTGATGCAAAGACCTTCGGCCACCTTGCTAAGGTGTGCTGCCTTAAGAGAGAGTGAAAACCAAGCTTTGAAAAGGACTGTCGTTTCCCAAAAGGGAGAAAGTTTCTGGAACAAACCTCTCAtttatcttctcctccccccttATTTCTCCCTAGGACACTGTTGCAAAACAGTGCCACGTTACTCATGTTCGAGCAACGCTTCCCAAAGCAAACATTGCCAGCTATGCCTCATTGATAGCTCAGCCTCCATGTGCTGCTTCCAAAACCAACATTCTTGGCTTTTTGGGGGCTGGCACTCTCTTCCCTGGTCCCTTTCCACATTTCTCCAGGAAGGGATGACAGCTCTTGCCCCCGCACTGCTCCCCTTGTTAGTCATAGTTCAAGAGAAGCTGTCCCAAAAGGCGGATTGGAGCCAGGGCCGGGAGAAAGACATTTGCCTGCACATGTGCTGGAGCAATCAGGAGGCAGCACTATCAGCCTCGGCCCTCTGCAGAACGCATTAGCTGTGGACCAGTCACTTTCTAAAGTCCAGGAGGTTTGTCACCGTCACCTGCTCTCTTCATCTAACCCCTTTCATGCGCAAAACATCTCTACTGCTGTTGGCGGAGCCCCTCAAGAGACTACGGCAAAGGTAGCAACAcgcttcctccctgccctgcgcAGCCCCTTGCCGCTCAGGCACCAAACCCCACTCTGCAGGCCTGCCAAAGCTCGAGCTGAGGTTGGCTCTGTACAAGAGAAGCACCTCGCTGGGCTGGCAGAGACTCTAACAGTgtcctggggaggaagaggagggttgTCATTCGCTACAGGTATTGCCGAGTTGCTGCTGGGCTGAGAGTAGTAAATCCAGACCTGCTTTTTCCACCACCTTTACAACATGCACAACGTGACGTGctaaatctgctttttcttgtgcCGCAGGACCCCCACCCCATTTGACAGAGCACTGGTCAGCGACCTGTTCCCTGTGCCTGCCatggagctggagaagctgagcGCTCTGGAGGTGATTTCCCACAGACGTAACTTCAACAGAGTGCCACAAGGGTGGGTGCGGATTCTACCGGAGAGCGATGAGCTGTAGGATGTGCATACCCTTCCCCATCACCACGGCTGCTTTTCTCGCTAGTCTCAAATGTACTTCGCACGGTAGGGGAGAAGGGAGTAAGTATTCTTCGTGAAAGCTAAGCTAGCGGTCTCGGGTCATCATCCTCTTCAACGGGATTTGAACAGCTCAAGTCTGGGACCATTCTGAATTCTCCTCGTACCAGCCATTATCACATGGGCATTTAG
This DNA window, taken from Grus americana isolate bGruAme1 chromosome 14, bGruAme1.mat, whole genome shotgun sequence, encodes the following:
- the MYOZ3 gene encoding myozenin-3; its protein translation is MTIMRPHPEDASPAPRLDLGKKVSTPQDLMIEELSLRNNRGSQLFQQRQKRMQRFVFEHPSGYRELPGPGGSHRTEKGDPEGTVNEWTAEQDAEGQQSYHSELHVAASPQGSPPEVPKKTEKVLQMSKILNPDALAPGYSGPLKEIPPEKFNVTAIPKGYRSPWQELLGDKEKSVHGENQPPMRPTPWDFKSFNRTPTPFDRALVSDLFPVPAMELEKLSALEVISHRRNFNRVPQGWVRILPESDEL